A stretch of Episyrphus balteatus chromosome 2, idEpiBalt1.1, whole genome shotgun sequence DNA encodes these proteins:
- the LOC129909266 gene encoding diphosphoinositol polyphosphate phosphohydrolase 1 isoform X1, with product MSTAEKMVKEKPNSTRIYDKDGFRRRAACICVRSDAETEVLLVTSSRRPEMWIVPGGGVEPEEEPSVTAVREVLEEAGVVGKLGRCLGVFDNRDHMHRTEVFVMTVTKELEEWEDSRSIGRKRQWFSVDDALAQLALHKPTQRHYLQQLRHSKNSTSSPPPSPTTA from the exons ATGT CGACAGCAGAAAAAATGGTTAAAGAGAAGCCAAACTCAACTCGAATCTACGATAAGGATGGATTCCGAAGGCGTGCCGCATGCATATGCGTTCGTTCCGACGCCGAAACGGAG GTCCTATTGGTGACATCCTCAAGGCGGCCCGAAATGTGGATTGTCCCAGGTGGTGGGGTTGAGCCCGAAGAAGAGCCATCTGTAACTGCTGTCAGAGAAGTACTCGAAGAAGCTGGTGTTGTTGGAAAACTTGGTCGATGTTTGGGTGTTTTCGat AATCGAGATCACATGCATCGTACAGAAGTTTTTGTCATGACCGTTACAAAAGAACTAGAAGAATGGGAAGACTCGCGAAGCATCGGCCGCAAACGTCAATGGTTTTCGGTCGATGATGCATTGGCTCAGCTTGCTTTGCATAAACCAACACAACGGCACTATCTACAACAATTAAGGCATTCGAAGAACTCAACATCCTCACCTCCACCCTCTCCAACTACTGCGTGA
- the LOC129909266 gene encoding diphosphoinositol polyphosphate phosphohydrolase 1 isoform X2 has product MVKEKPNSTRIYDKDGFRRRAACICVRSDAETEVLLVTSSRRPEMWIVPGGGVEPEEEPSVTAVREVLEEAGVVGKLGRCLGVFDNRDHMHRTEVFVMTVTKELEEWEDSRSIGRKRQWFSVDDALAQLALHKPTQRHYLQQLRHSKNSTSSPPPSPTTA; this is encoded by the exons ATGGTTAAAGAGAAGCCAAACTCAACTCGAATCTACGATAAGGATGGATTCCGAAGGCGTGCCGCATGCATATGCGTTCGTTCCGACGCCGAAACGGAG GTCCTATTGGTGACATCCTCAAGGCGGCCCGAAATGTGGATTGTCCCAGGTGGTGGGGTTGAGCCCGAAGAAGAGCCATCTGTAACTGCTGTCAGAGAAGTACTCGAAGAAGCTGGTGTTGTTGGAAAACTTGGTCGATGTTTGGGTGTTTTCGat AATCGAGATCACATGCATCGTACAGAAGTTTTTGTCATGACCGTTACAAAAGAACTAGAAGAATGGGAAGACTCGCGAAGCATCGGCCGCAAACGTCAATGGTTTTCGGTCGATGATGCATTGGCTCAGCTTGCTTTGCATAAACCAACACAACGGCACTATCTACAACAATTAAGGCATTCGAAGAACTCAACATCCTCACCTCCACCCTCTCCAACTACTGCGTGA
- the LOC129909265 gene encoding brachyurin-like, producing MKFLIAIALLACTVSGHYDWEHIQPRNVDYLVRTPPRGKVIEGRITNGEPAAEKQFPYQVGLMLYLNAGRAWCGGTLISNRWILTAAHCTDGVNGVDVYLGATNRTDMTEVGQQIIYVSKKYVHVHEKWDTSQLVNDISVLKLPVPIEFNDYIQPAKLPKMGESSLYIGEKTIASGWGKDSDSAKGVTDILRWVEVPIMANNVCSRYYQGSVKDTNICISTKGKKSTCNGDSGGPLVLNDGSNTVIGATSFGIIFGCEVEFPGVFTRVTSYLDWIKEKTGISNE from the exons atgaaGTTCCTCATCGCGATCGCGTTGCTAGCTTGCACAGTTTCTGGTCATTATGATTGGGAACATATTCAACCCCGAAATGTTGATTATCTTGTCCGAACTCCACCAAGAGGAAAAGTAATTGAAGGACGAATTACAAATGGAGAACCAGCAGCAGAAAAACAATTTCCCTATCAAGTTGGATTAATGCTTTATTTGAATGCTGGTAGAGCTTGGTGTGGAGGAACATTGATTTCAAACCGTTGGATATTAACCGCAGCTCACTGTACCGATGG TGTTAACGGTGTTGATGTTTACTTGGGTGCTACAAACCGAACGGATATGACCGAAGTCGGCCAACAAATCATTTATGTCAGCAAAAAATACGTTCATGTTCATGAAAAATGGGATACAAGTCAATTGGTCAATGACATTTCCGTTCTTAAACTTCCAGTTCCAATTGAATTTAATg ATTATATTCAACCAGCTAAATTGCCCAAAATGGGAGAATCTTCACTCTACATTGGCGAAAAGACAATCGCTTCTGGATGGGGTAAAGATAGTGATT CTGCCAAAGGTGTAACTGACATCTTGCGTTGGGTAGAAGTACCAATTATGGCTAACAATGTTTGTAGCCGTTACTATCAGGGCTCTGTGAAAGATACAAATATTTGTATTAGTACAAAGGGAAAGAAATCTACATGTAATGGAGATTCTGGTGGTCCTTTGGTTTTGAATGATGGCAGTAATACAGTTATTGGAGCTACCTCATTTGGTATTATTTTCGGTTGTGAGGTAGAATTCCCTGGAGTATTTACCAGGGTAACATCCTACTTGGATTGGATTAAGGAAAAAACTGGAATTTCAAATGAATAA
- the LOC129909264 gene encoding brachyurin-like → MNFFVVIFLMLATYVTGSLKSILLNPNFIDTKIPKPFLQKYDVFEGRITNGEAAIAKQFPYQVGLLLAQDDGNYWCGGTLLSVRWILTAAHCTSGVNEIQVILGGLRSKPNGDTGEVVITVPGSSNNIFIHEKYNPYLIENDISMIRLPEAITLSDYIKPASLPKFTGNAPLYTGQSGIISGWGRVSDSSSGISSSLQWTDALIISNAACAVYYGRRPTTEICIGTKQTYKSTCNGDSGGPLVIEGTDTLIGVTSYGSSYGCEIGYPAGFSRVTSYLDWIEETSGLTP, encoded by the exons ATGAATTTCTTCGTTGTGATATTTCTTATGTTGGCTACTTACGTGACTGGGTCACTTAAAAGCATTTTATTAAACCCAAATTTCATTGACACGAAAATTCCAAAACCGTTTCTTCAAAAATATGATGTATTTGAAGGCCGCATAACAAACGGTGAAGCTGCAATTGCTAAGCAGTTTCCATATCAAGTAGGACTTTTACTTGCTCAGGACGATGGAAATTATTGGTGTGGTGGAACTTTGCTCTCAGTCAGATGGATTCTTACTGCAGCACATTGTACATCAGG AGTAAATGAAATTCAAGTGATTCTCGGTGGTTTAAGGAGTAAACCAAATGGAGATACAGGAGAAGTTGTTATAACTGTTCCGGGATCTTCCAACAATATCTTCATACACGAAAAGTATAATCCTTATCTAATTGAGAATGATATTTCTATGATTCGATTACCAGAAGCAATAACTTTATCTG ATTACATCAAGCCTGCCAGTTTACCAAAGTTCACAGGTAATGCTCCATTGTATACGGGACAAAGTGGAATAATTTCTGGATGGGGTCGTGTTAGTGATA GTAGTTCTGGAATTTCATCATCTCTTCAATGGACTGATgcattaattatttcaaatgcTGCATGTGCAGTTTATTATGGACGTCGACCAACTACTGAAATTTGTATTGGAACAAAGCAAACTTACAAGTCAACTTGTAATGGTGACTCGGGTGGTCCACTTGTGATTGAAGGAACCGATACGCTAATTGGTGTTACTTCATATGGATCATCTTATGGCTGTGAAATTGGATATCCAGCTGGTTTTTCAAGAGTTACTTCATATTTGGATTGGATTGAAGAAACTTCAGGTCTTACTCCTTAA
- the LOC129909263 gene encoding brachyurin-like, protein MISFIVFTLFVHFLGAEEIVDWKNVPPRNVDDRITANPNIDEVSSEQQGRITNGKVAEPKQFPYQVGLLLYGDEGKSWCGGTLISEQWIISAAHCAEGVNSADVYLGATNRTDRSEAGQQIVKVEKDNIIVHEAWDRERLLNDISLFKLPNALELSDYIKPAKLPESGDTSTYQGKKAIASGWGRDSDSARGASEVLRWIEVPIMANNLCGIYYMGNIKDTNICINTRGRKSTCNGDSGGPLVLADGSDTLIGATSFGIVFGCEVQFPGVFTRITSYLDWINEKTGDSKNE, encoded by the exons ATGATATCCTTTATTGTGTTTACCCTTTTTGTGCATTTCTTGGGAGCTGAAGAAATTGTCGATTGGAAAAATGTCCCACCAAGAAATGTCGACGATCGAATAACAGCCAATCCAAATATCGATGAAGTTTCTTCGGAACAACAAGGACGCATAACAAATggaaaagttgctgaaccaaaACAATTTCCCTATCAAGTTGGACTATTGCTTTATGGAGATGAAGGAAAGTCATGGTGTGGAGGAACACTTATTTCGGAACAATGGATTATATCGGCAGCACATTGTGCTGAAGG AGTCAATAGTGCTGATGTATATTTGGGAGCTACAAATCGAACTGATCGTTCTGAAGCTGGACAACAAATAGTTAAAGTAGAAAAGGATAATATTATTGTTCATGAAGCATGGGATCGGGAAAGATTACTGAATGATATTTCTTTGTTTAAATTACCAAACGCCTTAGAATTGAGTG ATTACATAAAACCAGCAAAACTCCCAGAATCAGGAGATACTTCAACGTACCAAGGGAAAAAGGCAATAGCATCAGGATGGGGACGTGATAGTGATT ctGCCAGAGGAGCTTCTGAAGTACTTCGATGGATTGAAGTTCCAATTATGGCCAACAATTTGTGCGGGATTTATTATATGGGAAATATTAAAGAtacaaatatttgtattaataCGAGAGGAAGAAAATCAACATGCAATGGAGATTCTGGTGGTCCTTTAGTTCTAGCTGATGGAAGTGATACCTTGATTGGGGCAACATCATTTGGTATTGTTTTTGGCTGTGAAGTTCAGTTTCCTGGAGTATTTACAAGGATAACATCGTATTTGGATTGGATAAATGAAAAGACTGGAGAttctaaaaatgaataa